One Pseudomonas entomophila genomic window carries:
- the mltA gene encoding murein transglycosylase A — translation MTSVMRHLIWAFPALALLAGCNGGENAKPEPHAIATYANATWQDLPTVSDNDLLAGFQAWRNGCEKLTRDLVWAETCAAATGVAADPAQVRAFLQQNLQVHGLRSAENNANGLITGYYEPVYPGSLTRTEAAQVPVYGVPEDMIVVDLASVYPELKGKRLRGRLEGRVLKPYDTAEVINREGTKAPVLAWLTDPMDLQFLQIQGSGRVQLESGRQLRLGYADQNGHPYRPIGRWLIEQGQLKKEDVSMGAIHAWAQANPQRVPELLASNPSYVFFSARPDSNEGPRGSLNVPLTAGYSVAIDRKVIPLGSLLWLSTTRPDGSPVVRPVGAQDTGGAITGEVRADLFWGTGPAAGELAGNMKQQGQIWMLWPKGKPLPEVPEVP, via the coding sequence ATGACATCTGTAATGCGCCATCTCATCTGGGCATTCCCGGCCCTGGCCCTCTTGGCCGGCTGCAATGGCGGCGAGAACGCCAAGCCCGAACCCCATGCCATTGCCACCTACGCCAACGCCACCTGGCAAGACCTGCCCACGGTCAGCGACAACGATCTGCTGGCCGGTTTCCAGGCCTGGCGCAATGGCTGCGAGAAACTCACCCGCGACCTGGTCTGGGCTGAAACCTGCGCGGCAGCCACCGGCGTCGCGGCAGACCCCGCCCAGGTACGCGCCTTCCTGCAACAGAACCTGCAAGTCCACGGCCTGCGCTCGGCCGAGAACAATGCCAACGGCCTGATCACTGGCTACTACGAACCGGTCTACCCCGGCAGCCTGACACGCACCGAAGCTGCCCAGGTACCGGTGTACGGCGTCCCTGAGGACATGATCGTGGTCGACCTGGCCAGCGTGTACCCCGAACTCAAGGGCAAACGCCTGCGCGGGCGCCTTGAAGGCCGCGTGCTCAAGCCCTACGACACCGCCGAGGTGATCAACCGCGAGGGCACCAAGGCCCCCGTGCTGGCCTGGCTGACCGACCCGATGGACCTGCAGTTCCTGCAGATCCAGGGTTCCGGCCGCGTCCAGCTGGAAAGCGGCCGACAATTGCGCCTGGGCTACGCCGACCAGAACGGCCACCCCTATCGACCGATCGGCCGCTGGCTGATCGAGCAGGGCCAGCTGAAGAAAGAGGACGTGAGCATGGGGGCCATCCACGCCTGGGCCCAGGCCAACCCGCAACGCGTGCCGGAACTGCTGGCCAGCAACCCCAGCTATGTGTTCTTCAGTGCCCGCCCGGACAGCAACGAAGGCCCGCGCGGGTCGCTCAACGTGCCGTTGACCGCAGGCTACAGCGTGGCCATCGATCGCAAGGTGATTCCACTGGGCAGCCTGCTATGGCTCTCCACCACACGCCCCGACGGCTCACCGGTGGTGCGCCCGGTGGGTGCGCAGGATACCGGCGGCGCCATTACCGGCGAGGTGCGTGCGGACCTGTTCTGGGGCACTGGGCCTGCGGCCGGCGAGCTAGCTGGCAACATGAAACAGCAGGGGCAGATCTGGATGCTGTGGCCCAAGGGCAAACCGCTGCCCGAAGTGCCTGAAGTACCTTGA
- a CDS encoding neuraminidase-like domain-containing protein yields MSESTPVTAATNTPVPISEAAPQRATYAGLHPEQVADRCQPDALECIYALTAYQVALYTQVHAIEECGNAESIISLAKRRPDIDELLLDQNCFDSKYPTLKLVIDALSRQAKTHAGNTPLPTALSTAVRRANLPYHQPFEQIQAVLQHKKLSHFDLLQQTEYTHPNFCYGNLRTDGLRAVMRNACGLSPTLQALLLDNTAPTSKGYFKSRFGVEGRAADAVEALCDVDLFCRSTGLTPEDVLDMLALSAVPDDGTQGFTTVRRSTAFRPSGTADTGAHLYGAVFINQGQAPALNLEDKKSGPGIQLKFQNATADHFQKIYKLIHLRAALGLSFAETDLLLTSALRAQNANNLSKILPGTLCALGVFTLLRERYGISVEQYAALLREVSPYAVGTDTPFLDRILDGPGSGQLASVGEGLIIDDREFTLPADADIKDRRPTSLLMSKLSLALGVDERLTHEYLKRVIKQQTLTAPRLSLGLITSLYRLSRLPRLLGLSQSDGTALFELLESSGANIYAQLAGTPFISDEAEQADLLDVLVGISNTERWLHQNGLSAGLVHQLVTPLAKADSALLKVSTSIREAAAQALPDLQKGLLPEPRLDTETDIYLKTPWKELFTDLIDHQGLLKPPPQSAKEDLPRFLQDKLKDHFKEGADASKIAAKLATVFETARAAQEGVVKQILTTALGQREKRLSSDHALSLLQVAGKTSFDVLTDLLAAQANDSMLTDDSAPRFSTLSPTLWHHLQRYAMATLAMKVSPAGLEALAKHPEWFDLQSEADAPSSDTTTGTPLNLDLLYQLSRYRDWVDLCRSNGAEESDALAYLQRRAQDDSADEVEQASQELGRLIGWDANEVYHASPTVERAVVTETTVPATNSLGAFLQSLNVHERNSYNQGAASQWGALGKLLDDYYKGVPDPEPAPNAINTKFRALMERFGRTLAIPMAEKVKLDTSDSWAQMLGELETPPIALSVDEAPKGTIDGFLDTLTLKEYKYYLDKGLSHIFKCYYFLRKGRRYVSLAASVYNKLVAFIHENPGPLRMSDKFESVATPRDYWIDKIAEYNATDERENPTFIEFELYSLDNEPNTVVKPVYIPLPPADISDIEYVLRLQALSKASGLSCQSLLNLSCLDKDSALDEFDTAASLLLGACSEKQRSALEQALQPQLRDALLAYLMSEWVASDKALQAFIPTPEALSNYFLTDVQVPSEVQTTPANHAIASLQHYLHRLTAQLEPGYAANAVSDDIKQAWHQYLSEYRNWRIRQERLIHPENLIHHSNRKHKTTAFADLEVELNQGKLDTSLLQTAICNYLNKFERLSNLQVISGYLDGDDPLNDTYYLIGKTNSTPVEYYWRSLDIGMRDNKKRLSPLAWSEWQKITLASTGEIMKLSRTSDVDNPKKADNEKLKADLKNNLAKKQSFTSTRRGDGSELHYYSYDSETGTTHASHCDNTKKTIRHEEFQAELQFINSINVANKVKATVNLDLVRPVVIAGRLYVFWAERDMQGIPDKDDKSKISQHKAIRVQCCHLQSDGAWSTANEVIRLDGTYGHERGVARDNSLFTEKWQFTLIVAVNDKEERANDPWVTVLLAPIERTVENRDTGYFLEVFDLLFDRKPITDDSMADQLAGTLHAIYGNEQHIQAPYGQKMLTDAKTHSTTYKVDNLSDLFKNTFNSIANTIKFKLSINKSPNTSRYTLSIFASQFPALIVEASKRSTAGLSSFMEYITKDKHSATSSTSFKVDINDKGEIHADLSLPDPPSTIEEITLTLYSDANKIKLISFSTKLGNLLINTLNRAENHVKLHQQNQAHYLELSKTPNTDKALASPYIRLNTLFGKGLVSRATESVERVLAWETQQFPEPVIDGKQPVSALDFHGANGLYFRELFLHLPAMVASRLTEQHQFEEAEHWYLHYLFDPYRASDDNQQLDRPDRERRVAFWNTRPLAEGGTLSSNLLKPVDPVSRAFVLSRYYRQAIFLALLENWLLQGDQAFRQLSDSSLTKAELCYLQALELLGPLPERAAVSRWQPKQLKDIDANCFLSPINPRVLKLRDDLRRRLYNKRHGLTLNGNPRPDDKWERELNDPLVSGKGGLSQVARPYRSSHSPIPAYRFRQLLAMARSAVQQLLDYGRHYMKLMEDEFNTSLSVLLKEQEIKLCDFTLSIQKENVDGIKVKKHTLEINKQAAVDRRNYFAGLIDESRNGWEIAAATLHAAQTYLTGYKLPLNMMKAALAPIPDTFGFAVGGYKLWVIPEAAADSVETTATILGLTADQLLRESEYNRRDQQWQFELKQAEWDIKALESEIKNTSIELNAATLSLNMIKQDRMNLEEAYVAMTTGFTIIPIYNWLVKRQEQLYDAAHDAVMSLCLSAEAAWRYQIGDYKRPAFIRPSGWSDAYKGMLAGESLLNDLLQMENAYLQANERRLTIKKTFSLATLLGNDAIKTWVDALSASTAKETNKKLEFSFAAEHFDQSYPGHYRRQIQHVSVSLQTVGLPEDCEISAVLSQVASTTLVEADKAGIEYFYANPKAAKEPVLPETVKRNLRANQQIALSSARLEDGLGFQPGEWIYELIEHDGRYLPFEGTGAISKWRLEILDDTFAAALKGKLKDIRVTLVYTACDGGEAFRDTVRTARSNWLKKKSEPSDTGDKSEP; encoded by the coding sequence ATGAGTGAAAGCACGCCGGTCACCGCTGCAACAAACACACCTGTTCCCATTTCAGAGGCTGCACCCCAGCGCGCCACCTATGCCGGCTTGCATCCTGAACAGGTTGCAGACAGGTGCCAACCCGATGCGCTCGAGTGTATCTACGCCCTAACTGCCTATCAGGTCGCACTGTACACACAAGTCCATGCCATCGAAGAGTGCGGCAATGCCGAGTCGATCATCAGCCTTGCCAAGCGTCGCCCTGATATCGACGAGCTGTTGCTGGACCAGAACTGCTTCGACAGTAAATACCCCACGCTCAAGCTGGTTATCGACGCTCTCAGCCGACAAGCCAAGACACACGCAGGTAATACACCCCTACCCACTGCGCTGAGCACAGCGGTACGCCGTGCCAATCTGCCCTACCATCAGCCGTTCGAGCAGATCCAAGCCGTACTTCAGCACAAGAAGCTGTCGCATTTCGACCTGCTGCAACAGACCGAATACACACACCCCAACTTTTGCTATGGCAACCTGCGTACCGATGGGCTGCGGGCAGTCATGCGCAACGCCTGCGGCCTGAGCCCCACACTGCAGGCACTGCTGCTCGATAACACAGCCCCCACGAGCAAAGGTTACTTCAAGTCGCGATTCGGTGTGGAAGGCAGGGCCGCCGATGCCGTCGAGGCGTTGTGCGACGTCGATCTGTTTTGCCGCAGCACCGGCCTTACGCCAGAAGACGTGCTCGACATGCTCGCCTTGTCCGCCGTGCCCGACGATGGGACGCAGGGTTTCACCACCGTCAGGCGCAGCACCGCCTTTCGCCCGAGCGGTACAGCAGACACCGGCGCCCATCTATACGGTGCCGTTTTCATCAACCAGGGGCAGGCACCTGCACTGAACCTCGAAGATAAGAAATCCGGCCCTGGCATCCAACTGAAGTTCCAAAACGCTACCGCGGACCACTTCCAGAAAATCTACAAATTGATCCACCTGCGCGCCGCACTCGGTCTCAGCTTTGCCGAGACGGACCTGCTGCTGACCTCGGCCCTGCGTGCGCAGAATGCCAACAACCTCTCCAAGATCTTGCCGGGAACCTTATGTGCCCTGGGCGTATTCACCCTGCTGCGTGAGCGCTACGGCATTTCCGTCGAACAATACGCCGCCCTGCTTCGGGAGGTCTCCCCCTACGCAGTCGGCACAGACACCCCATTTCTCGACCGCATCCTGGATGGCCCCGGGAGTGGTCAACTGGCGAGCGTGGGAGAAGGGCTGATCATCGATGATCGCGAGTTCACGCTGCCCGCTGATGCGGACATTAAAGACCGCCGCCCGACCTCATTGCTCATGAGCAAGCTAAGCCTGGCCCTGGGTGTAGACGAACGCCTCACTCATGAGTACCTGAAGCGGGTAATCAAGCAGCAGACGTTGACAGCACCACGCCTGTCACTTGGGCTGATCACATCCCTATACCGCCTTAGTCGGTTGCCTCGCCTGCTAGGGCTTTCCCAGTCTGATGGCACTGCTTTGTTCGAGCTACTGGAAAGTAGTGGCGCAAACATCTACGCGCAGTTGGCCGGCACCCCATTCATCAGCGACGAAGCAGAACAGGCTGACCTGCTCGATGTGCTGGTGGGCATCAGCAACACCGAGCGCTGGCTGCATCAGAATGGCCTGTCAGCCGGCCTGGTGCACCAGCTGGTTACGCCACTGGCCAAGGCTGACAGCGCATTGCTGAAGGTCTCCACGTCTATCCGTGAGGCGGCAGCGCAGGCACTGCCCGATCTACAAAAAGGACTGCTGCCGGAACCGCGACTGGACACGGAGACAGATATTTATCTCAAAACCCCCTGGAAGGAGCTATTTACCGACCTGATCGATCACCAAGGGCTGCTCAAGCCACCGCCCCAAAGTGCCAAAGAAGACCTGCCTCGCTTCCTCCAAGATAAGCTGAAGGATCATTTCAAGGAGGGAGCTGACGCAAGTAAGATTGCCGCCAAGCTTGCAACAGTTTTTGAGACCGCTCGCGCCGCCCAGGAAGGCGTAGTCAAGCAGATCCTGACCACGGCACTGGGCCAGAGAGAGAAACGCCTGTCGAGCGACCATGCACTTTCTTTGCTGCAGGTAGCAGGCAAAACAAGCTTCGACGTCCTGACCGATCTGCTTGCCGCACAGGCAAATGACTCGATGCTCACCGATGACAGCGCCCCGCGCTTTTCCACACTCAGCCCCACACTGTGGCACCACCTTCAGCGATATGCCATGGCAACTCTGGCCATGAAAGTAAGTCCCGCCGGCCTCGAGGCCCTCGCCAAGCATCCAGAGTGGTTTGACCTGCAGTCTGAAGCAGATGCCCCCAGCAGCGACACAACGACTGGTACGCCCCTCAACCTCGACCTGCTGTATCAGCTCAGCCGCTACCGCGATTGGGTCGACCTGTGCCGCAGCAATGGTGCTGAAGAAAGCGATGCGCTCGCGTATCTGCAGCGCCGAGCACAGGATGATTCCGCCGATGAAGTGGAACAAGCCAGCCAGGAACTGGGACGACTGATCGGCTGGGACGCGAATGAGGTCTACCACGCGTCCCCTACCGTGGAGCGTGCAGTCGTCACAGAAACGACAGTGCCAGCAACAAATTCACTTGGCGCCTTCCTGCAATCACTGAACGTTCATGAAAGAAACAGCTACAACCAGGGTGCAGCAAGTCAATGGGGAGCACTGGGCAAGCTACTCGATGACTATTACAAGGGCGTACCCGACCCAGAGCCCGCCCCCAATGCTATCAATACGAAGTTCAGGGCACTCATGGAGCGTTTTGGCCGAACGCTCGCCATTCCTATGGCCGAAAAAGTCAAACTCGATACATCGGATTCTTGGGCGCAGATGCTTGGCGAGCTTGAGACACCGCCCATTGCGCTAAGTGTCGATGAAGCGCCTAAGGGAACGATTGATGGTTTCCTCGACACATTGACACTTAAAGAATACAAGTACTATTTAGATAAGGGCTTAAGCCACATATTCAAATGCTATTACTTTCTCCGAAAGGGGCGCAGATACGTCTCCCTAGCTGCAAGCGTTTACAACAAACTCGTAGCATTTATCCACGAAAACCCTGGCCCACTGAGGATGTCCGACAAATTCGAATCCGTCGCTACACCTCGAGATTATTGGATAGACAAGATAGCTGAATACAACGCGACAGATGAAAGAGAAAACCCCACCTTCATCGAGTTTGAGCTCTATTCACTCGACAACGAACCGAACACTGTTGTCAAACCTGTCTATATCCCGCTGCCGCCCGCCGACATCAGCGATATCGAATACGTTCTACGCCTGCAGGCGCTGAGCAAGGCTAGCGGGCTGTCGTGCCAATCCCTGCTGAATCTGTCATGCCTTGACAAGGACAGCGCCCTTGACGAGTTTGATACCGCAGCCTCTTTGCTGCTTGGCGCTTGCAGCGAAAAGCAGCGCAGTGCCCTGGAGCAAGCCCTCCAGCCACAATTGCGTGATGCTTTGCTGGCCTACCTGATGAGCGAGTGGGTAGCATCCGACAAAGCCCTGCAGGCGTTCATCCCCACACCTGAGGCGCTGTCAAACTACTTCCTGACCGACGTACAGGTCCCCAGTGAGGTACAGACCACCCCTGCCAACCATGCCATCGCCAGCCTGCAGCACTACTTGCACCGCCTGACCGCGCAATTGGAACCCGGCTATGCGGCGAACGCGGTGTCGGACGATATCAAGCAAGCCTGGCACCAGTATCTGAGCGAGTACCGTAATTGGCGAATTCGGCAAGAACGACTGATACACCCGGAAAACCTCATCCACCACAGTAACCGCAAACACAAGACCACCGCGTTTGCAGACCTTGAAGTAGAACTGAACCAGGGCAAGCTCGATACCAGCTTGCTGCAGACCGCCATTTGCAATTATTTGAACAAGTTCGAGCGCCTCAGCAACCTTCAAGTGATCAGCGGCTACCTCGATGGCGACGACCCGCTGAATGATACCTATTACCTGATCGGCAAAACCAACAGCACACCGGTCGAGTATTACTGGCGCTCGCTGGACATAGGCATGCGTGATAACAAGAAGCGCCTGAGCCCTCTGGCGTGGAGTGAATGGCAAAAGATTACGCTTGCGTCCACTGGCGAGATAATGAAGCTGTCGCGCACTAGCGACGTAGACAACCCCAAAAAGGCGGACAACGAAAAACTAAAAGCTGATCTCAAAAATAACCTGGCCAAAAAACAATCCTTTACCTCGACTAGACGAGGTGACGGTTCCGAACTGCACTACTACAGTTACGATAGCGAAACAGGAACTACTCATGCCAGTCATTGTGACAATACCAAAAAGACTATCCGCCATGAAGAATTCCAGGCTGAGCTGCAGTTCATCAACTCAATCAACGTTGCCAACAAGGTCAAGGCCACAGTCAATCTCGACCTGGTGCGGCCGGTAGTGATTGCCGGTCGGCTCTACGTGTTCTGGGCCGAACGCGATATGCAGGGCATCCCGGATAAAGATGACAAATCCAAGATAAGCCAGCACAAAGCCATCAGGGTTCAGTGCTGCCACCTGCAGAGTGACGGCGCATGGTCGACCGCCAATGAAGTCATCCGACTCGATGGCACTTATGGGCACGAGCGTGGCGTGGCGCGTGACAATTCCTTGTTCACCGAAAAATGGCAATTCACACTGATAGTGGCCGTTAATGACAAAGAGGAACGAGCGAACGATCCTTGGGTGACCGTACTGCTCGCCCCCATTGAACGGACTGTTGAGAACCGTGATACTGGTTACTTCCTGGAAGTATTTGACTTACTTTTCGACCGCAAGCCAATCACCGATGACAGCATGGCAGATCAGCTTGCCGGCACGCTACATGCTATCTATGGAAACGAGCAACACATACAAGCTCCGTATGGACAAAAAATGCTCACAGACGCGAAAACCCACTCCACCACCTATAAAGTAGACAATCTTTCAGATTTATTTAAAAACACTTTTAACTCAATTGCCAACACCATAAAATTCAAACTAAGCATAAATAAATCGCCAAACACGTCACGCTACACCCTATCCATTTTCGCAAGCCAATTCCCCGCTCTTATCGTGGAGGCGAGCAAAAGAAGCACTGCTGGATTATCAAGCTTTATGGAGTACATTACCAAGGATAAGCATTCAGCGACTTCATCCACAAGCTTTAAAGTAGATATCAATGACAAGGGCGAAATCCATGCAGACCTTTCCTTGCCCGACCCCCCTTCAACTATCGAAGAAATAACACTAACCCTCTACTCAGACGCTAACAAAATAAAATTGATTTCCTTCAGCACTAAATTAGGAAACCTACTAATTAACACATTAAATCGCGCAGAAAATCATGTAAAACTCCACCAACAGAACCAAGCGCACTACTTGGAACTTTCCAAGACACCCAATACTGATAAAGCATTAGCCAGTCCTTACATCAGGTTGAACACGCTATTCGGAAAAGGCTTGGTATCACGCGCTACGGAGAGCGTCGAGCGGGTGCTGGCTTGGGAAACCCAGCAGTTCCCCGAGCCTGTCATCGATGGCAAGCAACCCGTTTCCGCTCTCGATTTCCACGGTGCCAATGGCTTGTATTTCAGGGAGTTGTTCCTGCACCTGCCCGCCATGGTCGCGTCTCGCCTGACCGAACAACATCAGTTTGAAGAGGCAGAGCATTGGTACCTGCACTACCTGTTCGATCCTTATCGCGCCAGCGACGATAATCAGCAGCTGGATCGGCCCGATCGCGAACGACGCGTGGCATTCTGGAACACCCGCCCGCTGGCCGAAGGTGGCACTTTGAGCTCCAATTTGCTCAAGCCTGTCGACCCCGTGAGCCGCGCCTTCGTCTTATCCCGTTACTACCGGCAGGCCATCTTCCTGGCGCTGCTGGAAAACTGGCTGTTGCAAGGCGACCAAGCCTTCCGCCAACTCAGCGACAGCAGCCTCACTAAGGCCGAGTTATGCTACCTACAGGCCCTGGAGCTGCTGGGGCCGTTGCCCGAACGCGCAGCCGTGTCACGCTGGCAACCGAAGCAGTTGAAGGACATCGATGCCAACTGCTTCCTCAGCCCCATCAACCCCCGCGTGCTCAAACTACGCGACGATTTGCGACGTCGTCTATACAACAAGCGCCATGGTTTGACCCTCAATGGCAACCCGCGTCCCGACGACAAGTGGGAAAGAGAACTGAATGATCCACTGGTTTCAGGCAAGGGTGGCTTGAGCCAGGTTGCCCGCCCCTACCGCAGTAGCCACAGCCCCATACCAGCGTACCGATTCCGCCAGTTGCTGGCGATGGCCCGCAGCGCCGTTCAACAACTGCTTGACTACGGCCGGCATTACATGAAGCTAATGGAGGACGAATTCAATACCAGTCTGTCCGTGCTGCTCAAGGAGCAGGAAATCAAGCTCTGCGACTTCACACTCAGCATTCAGAAAGAAAATGTGGACGGGATTAAGGTCAAGAAACACACACTGGAAATCAATAAACAGGCGGCAGTAGATAGACGCAACTACTTCGCTGGGCTCATTGACGAGAGTCGTAATGGATGGGAAATAGCTGCCGCGACACTTCACGCGGCCCAAACATATTTGACGGGGTATAAGCTCCCCCTGAATATGATGAAAGCTGCATTGGCCCCCATTCCGGACACTTTTGGCTTTGCAGTAGGCGGGTACAAGCTTTGGGTGATTCCGGAGGCAGCGGCCGACTCTGTCGAGACGACCGCCACGATCCTCGGCCTTACCGCTGACCAGTTGCTACGCGAATCAGAATACAACCGCCGCGATCAGCAGTGGCAATTCGAACTGAAGCAGGCCGAGTGGGACATCAAGGCACTGGAAAGCGAGATTAAGAACACCAGCATAGAACTCAATGCCGCAACGTTGTCCCTCAACATGATCAAGCAAGACAGGATGAATCTCGAGGAAGCCTATGTGGCCATGACCACTGGCTTCACCATCATTCCGATTTACAACTGGCTGGTGAAACGCCAAGAGCAACTCTATGACGCAGCGCATGATGCCGTCATGTCGCTATGCCTCAGCGCGGAGGCGGCCTGGCGCTACCAAATCGGCGACTACAAGCGGCCGGCCTTTATCAGGCCCAGTGGCTGGAGCGACGCCTACAAAGGCATGCTGGCCGGGGAGTCCCTGCTCAATGACTTGCTGCAAATGGAAAATGCCTACCTGCAGGCAAACGAGCGGCGGTTGACCATCAAGAAAACCTTTAGCCTCGCCACGCTGCTTGGCAATGATGCGATCAAGACCTGGGTCGATGCTCTTTCTGCTAGCACAGCAAAGGAAACAAACAAAAAATTGGAGTTTTCGTTCGCTGCCGAGCACTTCGACCAGAGCTATCCAGGGCACTATCGTCGGCAAATCCAACACGTATCGGTTTCTCTTCAAACCGTCGGGCTACCCGAGGATTGCGAGATCAGCGCAGTGCTGAGTCAAGTGGCCAGTACCACGCTGGTGGAGGCCGATAAAGCCGGTATCGAGTATTTCTATGCCAACCCAAAGGCTGCCAAAGAGCCCGTATTACCCGAAACCGTCAAACGTAACCTGCGGGCCAATCAGCAGATTGCACTGTCATCCGCCCGGCTGGAAGACGGTCTTGGCTTTCAACCAGGCGAGTGGATCTATGAGTTGATCGAACATGACGGACGCTACCTGCCATTCGAGGGGACTGGCGCCATTTCGAAGTGGCGCCTGGAAATTCTGGATGACACCTTTGCCGCTGCATTGAAGGGCAAACTCAAGGATATCCGCGTCACGCTGGTCTATACCGCCTGCGATGGAGGGGAGGCATTTAGAGACACTGTCAGGACAGCACGCAGTAACTGGTTGAAAAAGAAAAGCGAGCCTTCAGACACGGGGGACAAGTCCGAACCTTAG
- a CDS encoding MAPEG family protein gives MTVALWCILIALVLPPLCALIAKVSSGRFGLKDNHDPRAFLDKLAGLPRRAHAAQQNGYEAFPAFAAAVLVADIVGNAEQVTQDVLAVLYITSRLLYIICYLADWAALRSLVWFAGLALIVSFFVVSI, from the coding sequence ATGACCGTAGCCCTGTGGTGCATCCTGATCGCGCTGGTCCTGCCACCGCTTTGTGCATTGATTGCCAAGGTGAGCAGCGGCCGCTTCGGGCTGAAGGACAATCATGATCCGCGCGCGTTCCTCGACAAGCTGGCAGGCCTGCCGCGGCGTGCCCATGCCGCGCAGCAGAATGGCTACGAGGCGTTTCCGGCGTTTGCCGCGGCGGTACTGGTAGCCGATATCGTCGGCAACGCCGAACAGGTGACCCAGGATGTGCTGGCGGTTTTGTACATCACCAGCCGGCTGCTTTACATCATCTGCTACCTGGCGGACTGGGCGGCGTTGCGCTCGCTGGTCTGGTTTGCCGGGCTGGCGTTGATCGTGTCGTTCTTCGTGGTTTCCATCTGA
- a CDS encoding c-type cytochrome: protein MFKRLTVVLLAALALSACDRVDPNSPLGQRKAIFKAMLKTSEDMGGMLRGRLPFDGAKFADGAAKLDGLSHQPWQHFPQVRDQGDSSARAEVWERQARFQDLARQLEGVTGELVEATRTQPLDVAQMKAPMDKVEAACKACHSEFRNH from the coding sequence ATGTTCAAGCGATTGACCGTAGTTCTGCTCGCCGCCCTTGCCCTGAGTGCCTGTGACCGCGTCGACCCCAACTCGCCGTTGGGCCAGCGCAAGGCCATTTTCAAGGCGATGCTCAAGACCAGTGAAGACATGGGCGGCATGCTGCGTGGCCGCTTGCCGTTCGATGGCGCGAAGTTCGCCGACGGGGCGGCGAAGCTCGATGGCCTGTCCCACCAGCCCTGGCAGCATTTCCCGCAAGTGCGTGACCAGGGCGACAGCAGCGCGCGGGCTGAAGTCTGGGAGCGTCAGGCCAGGTTCCAGGATCTTGCCCGCCAATTGGAGGGTGTTACCGGCGAGCTGGTCGAGGCGACCCGCACCCAGCCGCTGGACGTTGCGCAGATGAAGGCGCCGATGGACAAGGTCGAGGCGGCGTGCAAGGCCTGTCATAGCGAGTTTCGCAATCATTGA
- a CDS encoding DUF1090 domain-containing protein, which translates to MKLISTLALLTTLGLAAGVAQAAQPEEGLTGCAAKRQAIGEQIEQARAHGNGDQQAGLEKALAEVTEHCTDAGLRKEREQKVLDARHEVNQRTKDLDKAMKKGDAEKINKRKDKLAEAKKELQEAVDELER; encoded by the coding sequence ATGAAATTGATTTCCACTCTGGCACTGCTGACCACGCTTGGTCTTGCGGCTGGCGTTGCCCAAGCTGCCCAGCCCGAAGAGGGCCTGACTGGTTGCGCGGCCAAGCGCCAGGCCATCGGCGAGCAGATCGAACAGGCCCGTGCCCATGGCAACGGCGACCAGCAGGCCGGGCTGGAGAAAGCCCTCGCCGAAGTCACCGAGCACTGCACCGACGCGGGTTTGCGCAAAGAACGTGAGCAGAAGGTGCTCGATGCCCGCCACGAAGTGAACCAGCGCACCAAGGACCTGGACAAAGCCATGAAGAAAGGCGACGCGGAGAAGATCAACAAGCGCAAGGACAAGCTCGCCGAAGCGAAGAAAGAACTGCAGGAAGCCGTGGACGAGCTCGAACGCTAA